The following proteins are encoded in a genomic region of Xenopus laevis strain J_2021 chromosome 3L, Xenopus_laevis_v10.1, whole genome shotgun sequence:
- the LOC121401168 gene encoding uncharacterized protein LOC121401168, translating into MDQRQKPRHNSKPIRQTDAQTDEILFFMGADVLLWIFLICFYLRRELSFCVFLWLITVKIGDIIVPSWGLVSNMFHDVYRIFFSSKVNPTEAELEAVQRVSRVLILCLSNAMVIFVSIVGLRLWSKVTIRQLINTGRTVMQFISATVSDLYDIYTVKEATNKEAKTVKPKKTGKKKFKKVTFNLVPQLIVDLEPENSALDIEEPIKSVQEIVEPGDSSEKTVASLYPTIIDIRQKMILVDGLSQGKNVAGHTEIPCMRSGSDYNTDMNNSILPSVPTVSQAAADVPMFVKKKKSSFSRFIQSLRDRATRSNKKSRKLKKNKIIFNLTSCFRCHSVESDTP; encoded by the exons ATGGATCAAAGACAAAAGCCTCGCCATAACTCCAAACCAATCAGGCAGACGGATGCACAGACTGATGAAATCCTATTTTTCATGGGTGCAGATGTTTTACTGTGGATTTTCCTGATTTGTTTTTACTTACGCAGAGAGCTGAGTTTCTGCGTTTTTCTCTGGCTGATTACTGTTAAAATTGGAGACATCATAGTACCCTCCTGGGGCTTAGTGTCCAATATGTTCCATGATGTCTACAGGATCTTCTTTTCAAGCAAAGTTAACCCAACAGAGGCTGAACTAGAAGCCGTCCAGAGAGTTAGTAGAGTACTAATCCTTTGCCTCAGCAATGCTATGGTGATTTTTGTGAGCATTGTTGGATTACGTCTGTGGAGCAAG GTGACTATAAGGCAACTGATAAATACTGGCCGAACTGTCATGCAGTTTATATCAGCAACAGTTTCTGACTTGTACGATATATACACGGTAAAGGAGGCAACCAACAAAGAAGCAAAAACAGTCAAACCAAAGAAAACTggcaaaaagaaattcaaaaaagtaacatttaaccTAGTACCACAACTCATAGTCGACCTGGAGCCAGAAAATTCTGCTCTAGATATTGAGGAGCCAATAAAGTCAGTCCAGGAGATTGTAGAGCCAGGAGACTCTTCTGAGAAGACAGTGGCCTCATTATATCCTACAATTATAGATATCAGGCAGAAAATGATCCTTGTGGATGGTCTTTCACAAGGGAAAAATGTGGCTGGCCATACAGAAATTCCCTGTATGAGGAGTGGCTCTGACTATAATACGGATATGAATAACAGTATTCTGCCTTCAGTGCCCACTGTGAGCCAGGCAGCAGCAGATGTCCCTATGtttgtgaagaagaagaagagcagcTTCTCAAGATTCATACAAAGTCTCAGGGACAGAGCCACCAGGTCAAATAAGAAGAGCAGAAagttgaagaaaaacaaaattatcttCAATCTAACATCATGTTTCCGGTGCCACTCGGTAGAATCTGATACCCCATAG
- the LOC121401169 gene encoding uncharacterized protein LOC121401169: protein MDQRQKPRHNSKPIRQTDAQTDEILFFMGADVLLWIFLICFYLRRELSFCVFLWLITVKIGDIIVPSWGLVSNMFHDVYRIFFSSKVNPTEAELEAVQRVSRVLILCLSNAMVIFVSIVGLRLWSKVTIRQLINTGRTVMQFISATVSDLYDIYTVKEATNKEAKTVKPKKTGKKKFKKVTFNLVPQLIDDLEPENSAQDIEEPIKSVQEIVEPGDSSEKTVASLYPTIIDIRQKMILVDGLSQGNSVAGHTEIPCMRSGSDYNTDMNNSVLPSVPTVSQAAADVPMSVKKKKNSFSRFIQSLRDRATRSNKKSRKLKKNKIIFNLTSCFRCHSVESDTP from the exons ATGGATCAAAGACAAAAGCCTCGCCATAACTCCAAACCAATCAGGCAGACGGATGCACAGACTGATGAAATCCTATTTTTCATGGGTGCAGATGTTTTACTGTGGATTTTCCTGATTTGTTTTTACTTACGCAGAGAGCTGAGTTTCTGCGTTTTTCTCTGGCTGATTACTGTTAAAATTGGAGACATCATAGTACCCTCCTGGGGCTTAGTGTCCAATATGTTCCATGATGTCTACAGGATCTTCTTTTCAAGCAAAGTTAACCCAACAGAGGCTGAGCTAGAAGCCGTCCAGAGAGTTAGTAGAGTACTAATCCTTTGCCTCAGCAATGCTATGGTGATTTTTGTGAGCATTGTTGGATTACGTCTGTGGAGCAAG GTGACTATAAGGCAACTGATAAATACTGGCCGAACTGTCATGCAGTTTATATCAGCAACAGTTTCTGACTTGTACGATATATACACGGTAAAGGAGGCAACCAACAAAGAAGCAAAAACAGTCAAACCAAAGAAAACTggcaaaaagaaattcaaaaaagtaacatttaaccTAGTACCACAACTCATAGATGACCTGGAGCCAGAAAATTCTGCTCAAGATATTGAGGAGCCAATAAAGTCTGTCCAGGAGATTGTAGAGCCAGGAGACTCTTCTGAGAAGACAGTGGCCTCATTATATCCTACAATTATAGATATCAGGCAGAAAATGATCCTTGTGGATGGTCTTTCACAAGGGAACAGTGTGGCTGGCCATACAGAAATTCCCTGTATGAGGAGTGGCTCTGACTATAATACGGATATGAATAACAGTGTTCTGCCTTCAGTGCCCACTGTGAGCCAGGCAGCAGCAGATGTCCCTATGtctgtgaagaagaagaagaacagctTCTCAAGATTCATACAAAGTCTCAGGGACAGAGCCACCAGGTCAAATAAGAAGAGCAGAAagttgaagaaaaacaaaattatcttCAATCTAACATCATGTTTCCGGTGCCACTCGGTAGAATCTGATACCCCATAG